The genomic stretch AAGTCTGTCGTGATTAGCTGTTTCTACCCCAAATTCATTCCTAAGAGTAAATCCTAAAACAGTGGCTATATTCATGTGTAGTgaacattaaaataaagcagCGACATGCTGGAGACGCTGCTGCTGAGGACAgtgcaggctgcagtgtgaagtaTCATTGCATCATGAGAAAAATCTTCCTTACCAAGAAAAGAGAACTGCAAAGGTAGTTTACTGAGGGGAGGAGTGGTGGCCTGCAAAGGTATTCTGGTAGTCCACCACCATGGGATAGTTGTAGTCACTTCTGTGGTAGTGGTTCTGGGTGTAGTTGTAGTTTCTTCTGCAGTAGTGGGGCTGAGTGTAGTTGTAGTTTCTTCTGCAGTAGTGGGGCTGAGTGTAGTTGTAGTTTCTTCTGCAGTAGTGGGGCTGAGTGTAGTTGTAGTTTCTTCTGCAGTAGTGGGGCTGAGTGTAGTTGTAGTTTCTTCTGCAGTAGTGGTTCTGAGTGTAGTTGTAGTTTCTTCTGCAGTAGTGGGGCTGAGTGTAGTTGTAGTTTCTGCTGCAGTAGTGGGGCTGAGTGTAGTTGTAGTCTCTGGATCCCATGGATGCTCCCACTCTGGAGTTATAATCTCTGGATCCCATGGATACTCCCACCCTGGAGTTGTAGTTTCTGCTGCAGTAGTGGTTCTGAGTGTAGTTGTAGTTTCTTCTGCAGTAGTGGGGCTGAGTGTAGTTGTAGTTTCTGCTGCAGTAGTGGTTCTGAGTGTAGTTGTAGTCTCTGGATCCCATGGATACTCCCACTCTGGAGTTATAATCTCTGGATCCCATGGATACTCCCACCCTGGAGTTGTAGTTTCTGTGTACCATGGGTTTGTGACCTGTCGTTTCCTCCTCCTTGCAGACAGTGGAGACCTGTAGGATCGGGAACCGTCTGTGTAGTTCAGACTGATGTGTCCTTGTGGGAAATCCTCCACCACTATCTCAAATGAACGAACGCTGGGGTCGGCATTAGTGTTTTGGTAGTGTAGTGTGCAGGAGTCCTAACAATGTGAACATTTGTAGTTAAAAGAGGAAAAGCACAAGTCAGTAACAGTGTATAAGAAAATAAACTAACCTGGTCCAAGTGGAAGCCTGGATTTTGGATACATTCGGCGCACTCCTGACTTCCTGGATTTCCATATCTGCATCTGACTTTGTCCCCATCAGGATCAAAGGACATCAGCCTGTATGTCCGCGGGCAGTTCTGAGGAACTCTTCAATAGAAACATTAACAAAATGTCTCAGACACGAGCATGTTTAAGCATTGTGTTGCAGATGAACACTAATCAAATAAGTAGAACAAATAACATCTGCATCTGGACATTTACACCCTAAGAAACTGCCAAATGCCAAGAAATGCAAAAAGTAAATATCCAGTTACTGGTAGAGTTGACATTCATAATCAGACACattgcaaattaaaaataaagttcagtTATTGATTATTATTGTGACCAGTGACCCCTATGGAAGATACACTAAGGGAACTAaggtttaccctgcctgggatagggttagcAGGACCCGACCTGGAGCAAGGCCTAGGGAGGGAGCTCatgggagagcatctggtggccaggcagAGGCTGTGCTGCCCAGCTGAGTACAGCCTAAAGAGGAGACTTGGACCCGCCCCTCAAAGCTCAAATACAGCTTTTCaagctggtgtgtttttgtatttctgtctgtcacacagtggtgtggACATCTCATTCTCAATAACACATTTATCAGCACATCCTCTGGCTCACAGTGTTCCTGTGGATTAAGTAGCCAGCAGTTGTTTTTTGGTGAAAACAGTCCATTATTGTTGTCACTCTGCTGCATGGTGAAGCTGCTTGTCTGTCGTTGCTGCTCAGACAGCTAATTTGGTTAGATACTCACTAATTCGAGTCTGCACTGGGTCTTTGTGGGACTTAGTTGTGCAACTACCCGACATTTAGTCTTGTGTGAGTGGCATTACCTAATGGTcacgtgctggtgttttatctgCGGTgccaacagaaagaaaaaaatgccgggacatttttcctttcactttacCAACTCTGCAGCGTGGTGAGCAAACACATGGTGAGACACTCCCAGCTAAACCAGCGAGAGCAGAAAAAGTGATTTCATTTCAATCCACAgggcttttaaataaatggcAAACACAAAATTGAATcacattttatctataatttcagtttgttttcagttagttttgtaaaatcacaataaagtttcagttttcactttttccttttaattaatgttttaattatttcagttaaaatatgtgtttcaatttcagtttttctctatatcttttgttttcattaactataataactctgCTCTTGGTGGGGTATTTTGGGCATATCCCTCTGAGAGGAGGCCCTGGGCAGATCCAGGAcaggctggagagattacatctctcagctggcttgggaacatcTTGGGGCCTCCCCTGAtgagctggggagagggaggtctgggctacTCTGCTAAGGCTGTTGCCCTGGTgggataagtagaagaaaatggatggatggatggatggatggatggatggatacagtTTGGTTATTAGACTTGAGAAAACTAAATGTGGTTTTGAGTGATGCAGGATTCACCACAGAAGAATTTTTTGAAATACTCCAGATTTCAGGTTAGAGCTTAACAGTTTTAATCAAATTTCAGGAAGCTTACCTTAGGAAAGGAAGGATGGCAATCTCTGGTGATCTGTTTGGTTGTTTAGTGTCAGATCTTTCTCCCAGATCAACAAGAGTGCTCAATGTCCATGAGTGGCCCCAACCATAGTAAATGTTGTGGACCCAGCAGCAGCTACTTGCCCTGGTGGGTTTGGAAATAAAATGATGAGCAGAAACCTCAACAGATTTAATGAATGAGATGCCTTCAAAGAATATGACATATGTATAGTCAATAATTGCACATCAATTTTAGGCATCAACAGtacttcaaataaaaaaatgaaatgcccACCACATTTGAAAAGGTTTGTTGTCCCAGACAACCCGCGTGGTAACGGTCTCAGCTTCACACCATTGTCTGTTGTACATCGGAGCACTGGTGCTGCTGTCCAGTATTTTTCTCTGTGTACTGAAGGGATAGCCACAGTTGCTGTTGGAACAATACCAGTAGAGGGAGTAGTAACATCCGTCATATGTGTCTCTGTCCCGAATGTCCACCTTtggaaaatataaattaaacatCTTAGTTCAGAGATCTGAGTCcctaaataaaacattatttaagTTTTGTAAAACAAATCTTTCCCATCATGTCTCCTCTCTttgataaaaacacattttgtgaatcatttgttgtttatttgtgttacaGAAATGGgcagttcatgattcaacattTGGAATTCTATTGAACATACGCTCATAATTCATATAAACTCACTGGGAATCCTGACCAGTTATTTTGGTTAAATGTTCCCTGTTACATCTCAAGATGGTTCTGCATATTTTTAGATCATGTGATTACCATTTCAGCACAAATGAAACATGTACTCCATGGGAGTCGTATCTACTGCCATTTATTAGTCAAGGCCTTTTGgcctgtgttgttttttttt from Archocentrus centrarchus isolate MPI-CPG fArcCen1 chromosome 20, fArcCen1, whole genome shotgun sequence encodes the following:
- the LOC115799885 gene encoding uncharacterized protein LOC115799885, which gives rise to MGSTLRLLLQLLLLSLVSASHYFGGTTTFTYKGKNPDGSFKVDIRDRDTYDGCYYSLYWYCSNSNCGYPFSTQRKILDSSTSAPMYNRQWCEAETVTTRVVWDNKPFQMWASSCCWVHNIYYGWGHSWTLSTLVDLGERSDTKQPNRSPEIAILPFLRVPQNCPRTYRLMSFDPDGDKVRCRYGNPGSQECAECIQNPGFHLDQDSCTLHYQNTNADPSVRSFEIVVEDFPQGHISLNYTDGSRSYRSPLSARRRKRQVTNPWYTETTTPGWEYPWDPEIITPEWEYPWDPETTTTLRTTTAAETTTTLSPTTAEETTTTLRTTTAAETTTPGDYNYTQPHYCSRNYNYTQPHYCRRNYNYTQNHYCRRNYNYTQPHYCRRNYNYTQPHYCRRNYNYTQPHYCRRNYNYTQPHYCRRNYNYTQNHYHRSDYNYPMVVDYQNTFAGHHSSPQ